The DNA window CCACGCTGGCATTGGCCTCGGCGAGTTCCTGCTCCTTACCGGACAAATACTCTTTCAAATGATTGATCCGTCCGAGCCTTAACCTGTCGGCCTCGGTGAGGAAACGTATACTGCTGATGTCCAAATGCAATGCGCGTTTGATCCTGCGACCGCCTGATTCAGACATACCGCGCCAATTGCGAAAAGCGTCGGAAACCAGGGCATAAGCGGGGATCATGGTGATGGTGTTGTCCCAATTACGCACTTTAACCGTGGTCAGCGACACCTCTTCAACTGCGCCATCGGCGCCATATTTGTCCATTTGGATCCAGTCACCCTTGCTGACCATGCGATTGGCAGCCAACTGGATACCGGCAACGAAGCCCAAAATGGTGTCCTTGAACACCAACATCACCAAACCAGTCGCCACGCCCAAGCCACTGAGGAAATAAACCGGTGACTGATCCGCCAAGACAGAAATGGCCACTATCAATGCGATAAAAAACAGGAACAACTTGATGAGCTGCACCACACTTTTTATCGGCAGCCGACGGCTGATATCGCGCAAATCGGCAACTTCATTGACCGCATCCAAACCGGAATAGGCCCCACGGACTAAGAGTACCACCATGGCCACGTCCAGTAATCGGCCGGCCAGACTGAGCAACAAGGGTTGACCGGCAAAAATAACCGGAGCCGCGGTATCCAACACCAACACGGGCACCAGTAAGGACAACTTCTCCAACACCCGATGTCGCATAAAGACGTCATCCCAGGTGACTTTGGAACGCTTAATGACCAAATTCATGGCGCGCACTACACCTCGACGCACCAAAACGTAGGCCAATATGGCAACCAAGAGCGTCAGCAACATCATGCCGAACACCGACGCCGTTGCTGACATATCGGCATCCATTCCCAATTCGGACAGCCAAGCAGCAAGCTGAACTTGAATCTCACTGTTCACGATAAAACCTCTGTTGATAACCGCTGGCCAGTGTAGCATCAACTGTGACACGGTTGCTGTTTCGAGATAGATATCAAGCAGCTATGCAGGATCTGGCAGAAATGCATAACAGCAAAGCTCCTTGGGTTGTACTCATGCCAGCGGGCGAATACCGCGTTACGATATGCTTATGAGCACTTAGCTGTGGGTTGAATTATTCAAAACACTATAACGAAAAAAGCCTCTGCATTGCTGCAGAGGCTTTCGTCTTTATGTTGGCGGAGCGGACGGGACTCGAACCCGCGACCCCCGGCGTGACAGGCCGGTATTCTAACCAACTGAACTACCGCTCCTTTGGGCTAGGCCCAAATTAGGCGTCTGGCGATGACCTACTCTCACATGGGGAGACCCCACACTACCATCGGCGCGATTGCGTTTCACTTCTGAGTTCGGAATGGGATCAGGTGGGACCACAATGCTATTGTCACCAGACATAAAATTGTATGGAACAAATTTTAAACGCGCTTTAGCGCGGCCCGTCAGGGTCAAATACAGGGATGTATTTGATAAATTCATTCCTGAATCTGGAAAGCTGCTGCTCTTACGAGCCTTGAGTCTCGACTTCAATCAAGTTTGGATATTCTTACGTACGACCTCCAGGGAAGGAGGAAGTACTGGAAAATGTCTGGAACATTTTCAGTAAAACCCATCTGGGTTGTATGGTTAAGCCTCTCGAGTCATTAGTATCAGTTAGCTCAACGCCTCACAACGCTTACACACCTGACCTATCAACGTCCTGGTCTCGAACGGCTCTTATGTGGACTCTAGGTCCAAGGGATGACTCATCTTGGGGCTCGCTTCCCGCTTAGATGCTTTCAGCGGTTATCGATTCCGAACGTAGCTACCGGGCAATGCCATTGGCATGACAACCCGAACACCAGCGGTTCGTTCACTCCGGTCCTCTCGTACTAGGAGCAACTCCCCTCAATCATCCAACGCCCACGGCAGATAGGGACCGAACTGTCTCACGACGTTCTGAACCCAGCTCGCGTACCACTTTAAATGGCGAACAGCCATACCCTTGGGACCGACTTCAGCCCCAGGATGTGATGAGCCGACATCGAGGTGCCAAACACCGCCGTCGATATGAACTCTTGGGCGGTATCAGCCTGTTATCCCCGGAGTACCTTTTATCCGTTGAGCGATGGCCCTTCCATTCAGAACCACCGGATCACTATGACCTACTTTCGTACCTGCTCGACGTGTCTGTCTCGCAGTTAAGCTGGCTTATGCCATTACACTAACCGTACGATGTCCGACCGTACTTAGCCAACCTTCGTGCTCCTCCGTTACTCTTTGGGAGGAGACCGCCCCAGTCAAACTACCCACCAGGCACTGTCCCTAACCCCGATTAGGGGCCCAGGTTAGAACATCAACACTACAAGGGTGGTATTTCAAGGACGACTCCACGAGAACTGGCGTTCCCGCTTCAAAGTCTCCCACCTATCCTACACATGTAGGGTCAATGTTCAGTGCCAAGCTATAGTAAAGGTTCACGGGGTCTTTCCGTCTAGCCGCGGGTATACGGCATCTTCACCGCAATTTCAACTTCACTGAGTCTCGGCTGGAGACAGCGTGGCCATCATTACGCCATTCGTGCAGGTCGGAACTTACCCGACAAGGAATTTCGCTACCTTAGGACCGTTATAGTTACGGCCGCCGTTTACCGGGGCTTCGATCATGAGCTTCTCTTGCGATAACCCAATCAATTAACCTTCCGGCACCGGGCAGGCGTCACACCGTATACTTCCTCTTGCGAGTTTGCACAGTGCTGTGTTTTTGATAAACAGTTGCAGCCACCTGGTATCTGCGACTGCCGTCAGCTCGGGGAGCAAGTCCCTCCACCAACAGCAGCGTACCTTCTCCCGAAGTTACGGTACCATTTTGCCTAGTTCCTTCAGCCGAGTTCTCTCAAGCGCCTTGGTATTCTCTACCCGACCACCTGTGTCGGTTTGGGGTACGATTCCTGCTAACCTGAAGCTTAGAAGATTTTCCTGGAAGCCTGGCATCAACCACTTCAGTGCCGTAGCACCTCGTCATCAGCTCTCGGTGTATGTGTGCCCGGATTTGCCTAAGCACACCACCTACCACCTTAAACACGGACAACCAACGCCGTGCTGGCCTAGCCTTCTCCGTCTCTCCATCGCAGTTAGCAGAAGTACGGGAATATTAACCCGTTTCCCATCGACTACGCCTTTCGGCCTCGCCTTAGGGGTCGACTCACCCTGCCCCGATTAACGTTGGACAGGAACCCTTGGTCTTTCGGCGAGGGGGTTTTTCACCCCCTTTATCGTTACTCATGTCAGCATTCGCACTTCTGATACCTCC is part of the Shewanella cyperi genome and encodes:
- a CDS encoding mechanosensitive ion channel family protein, yielding MNSEIQVQLAAWLSELGMDADMSATASVFGMMLLTLLVAILAYVLVRRGVVRAMNLVIKRSKVTWDDVFMRHRVLEKLSLLVPVLVLDTAAPVIFAGQPLLLSLAGRLLDVAMVVLLVRGAYSGLDAVNEVADLRDISRRLPIKSVVQLIKLFLFFIALIVAISVLADQSPVYFLSGLGVATGLVMLVFKDTILGFVAGIQLAANRMVSKGDWIQMDKYGADGAVEEVSLTTVKVRNWDNTITMIPAYALVSDAFRNWRGMSESGGRRIKRALHLDISSIRFLTEADRLRLGRINHLKEYLSGKEQELAEANASVADADMPVNGRRLTNVGTLRAYLTEYLRRHEKIHKDMTLMVRQLAPTTEGLPLELYIFTNDTRWVYYEGIQADIFDHILAILPEFDLRAFQNPTGNDIRSLKAVS